A single genomic interval of Hemiscyllium ocellatum isolate sHemOce1 chromosome 37, sHemOce1.pat.X.cur, whole genome shotgun sequence harbors:
- the dffa gene encoding DNA fragmentation factor subunit alpha: MDPGRRRFLCKICDSSRLQTFGVAVKSLQDLVAKGKEKLCLGKSDAQQTFTVVLEDDGTVVDDEDYFKYLPENTKFMILDSSQEWTPANVEFKNNSAIRMNDDIDGVGSVDSVDYPEQSSDWRVLAKQLRQNLARIITMSESDLQTLIDVPSAELAKELGETLKGTEAIQDSLQRALDNREEQREAKEILKLYRKAFQTENEDSEPAKETVEVDGSNLTASETFWRNKHTIEVLRQKPSPELSLSNQELQEILKRTEEDLSSTLNCSIEEVRCLRQDCRKEFERRMDKVKSLEELRQYSTK; this comes from the exons ATGGATCCGGGAAGGAGAAGGTTTTTGTGTAAAATCTGTGACTCCAGCCGCCTTCAGACGTTTGGCGTCGCCGTGAAGTCTTTGCAAGATCTGGTTGCCAAAG GGAAAGAAAAACTATGTCTGGGCAAAAGTGATGCACAACAAACGTTTACAGTTGTGCTTGAAGATGATGGAACAGTTGTTGATGATGAAGACTATTTCAAGTACCTGCCAGAAAACACAAAATTCATGATCCTTGACTCCAGTCAGGAATGGACTCCTGCTAATGTTG AATTCAAGAACAACTCGGCTATAAGAATGAATGATGATATTGATGGTGTTGGATCTGTAGACTCTGTGGATTATCCGGAGCAGTCTAGTGATTGGAGAGTTCTCGCTAAACAACTGAGACAAAATCTTGCCAGAATTATTACAATGTCTGAATCTGATCTCCAG ACACTAATAGATGTTCCATCAGCTGAGCTGGCAAAAGAGCTGGGTGAAACTTTAAAAGGAACAGAAGCAATACAGGACTCCCTTCAACGTGCACTTGACAACAGAGAGGAGCAACGGGAAGCAAAGGAAATATTAAAACTGTACCGAAAAGCCTTTCAAACAGAAAATGAAG ATTCAGAACCTGctaaagaaactgttgaagtggaCGGTTCAAATCTGACGGCCAGTGAAACTTTCTGGCGGAATAAACACACAATTGAAGTTCTCAGGCAGAAGCCCAGCCCAGAGCTCAGCTTGTCAAATCAGGAGCTACAG gaaattctcAAAAGGACTGAAGAGGATTTAAGTTCCACTTTAAATTGTTCCATTGAGGAGGTAAGGTGTCTGCGACAAGACTGTAGGAAGGAATTTGAGAGACGCATGGACAAAGTGAAGAGCCTTGAAGAATTGAGACAATATTCAACGAAATAA